Proteins co-encoded in one Paraburkholderia edwinii genomic window:
- a CDS encoding peptidylprolyl isomerase has protein sequence MGIMKKLRSASFATGFAAAAFLMLAGPAHAQALDNGSGQTVDTIAAVVNNGVITQRELDERMGLITRRLNQQHAPVPPVDQLRQQVLNQMVLERIQLQKAREDNITVDDATVQRTLERLAQANNMTLAVYRSRIEAEGVPWTTFSGDAKTELILQRLREKEVDSKVTVSDAEVANYIASQRGPSAGSTSDLRFEHIFLKAPLNAPQTDIEAAQKKADDLLKQAMSGSGNDFEKLAKSNSQATDASKGGDMGFLPPAKLPPEFVTAASTLRAGQVNPSVIRTNDGFEIVRLVDRRSGGQTVTGDSARLVQTHVLHILLRVGDGQSEPQAREKLLEIKKEIQDGGDFSKFARTYSQDGSASQGGDLGWVSPGETVPEFERAMNSLKDGQISDPVRTEYGYHLIEVLGRREAEGSVAQQMDLARQAIGQRKAEQAYADWLRELRDTAYVDYKTAPGSSVQ, from the coding sequence GTGGGAATCATGAAAAAGCTTCGTTCGGCATCGTTCGCGACCGGGTTCGCGGCTGCCGCGTTCCTGATGCTGGCGGGCCCCGCGCACGCGCAGGCGCTCGATAACGGCAGCGGCCAGACGGTCGATACGATTGCTGCCGTGGTCAACAATGGCGTGATTACGCAACGCGAACTCGATGAGCGCATGGGTCTCATCACGCGGCGTCTGAACCAGCAGCACGCGCCGGTTCCGCCCGTGGATCAGCTGCGCCAGCAGGTGCTGAACCAGATGGTGCTCGAACGCATCCAGCTGCAGAAGGCGCGCGAGGACAACATCACCGTCGACGACGCCACCGTGCAGCGCACGCTCGAGCGTCTCGCGCAGGCGAACAACATGACGCTCGCGGTGTACCGCTCGCGCATCGAGGCCGAAGGCGTGCCCTGGACGACGTTCAGCGGCGACGCGAAAACCGAGCTGATTCTGCAGCGTCTGCGCGAAAAGGAAGTGGACAGCAAGGTCACGGTATCCGACGCCGAGGTCGCGAACTACATCGCGAGCCAGCGCGGACCGAGCGCGGGCAGCACGAGCGACCTGCGTTTCGAGCATATCTTCCTGAAGGCGCCGCTCAATGCGCCGCAAACCGATATCGAAGCCGCGCAGAAGAAAGCTGACGATCTGCTGAAGCAGGCCATGAGCGGCAGCGGCAATGATTTCGAAAAGCTTGCAAAGTCGAACTCGCAGGCAACCGACGCGAGCAAGGGCGGCGACATGGGCTTCCTGCCGCCGGCCAAGCTGCCGCCGGAATTCGTCACGGCGGCCTCGACGCTGCGTGCGGGTCAGGTGAATCCGTCGGTCATTCGCACGAACGATGGCTTCGAAATCGTGCGGCTGGTCGACCGCCGCTCGGGCGGGCAGACGGTGACCGGCGATTCGGCGCGGCTCGTGCAAACGCACGTGCTCCATATTCTGCTGCGCGTCGGCGACGGGCAGTCAGAGCCGCAGGCACGCGAGAAGCTGCTCGAGATCAAGAAGGAAATCCAGGACGGCGGCGACTTCAGCAAGTTCGCGCGTACCTATTCGCAGGACGGTTCGGCGTCGCAAGGCGGCGATCTTGGCTGGGTGAGCCCGGGCGAGACGGTGCCTGAATTCGAGCGCGCGATGAACAGCCTGAAGGACGGCCAGATCAGCGATCCGGTGCGTACTGAATACGGTTACCACCTTATCGAGGTGCTCGGCCGCCGTGAAGCGGAAGGCTCGGTCGCGCAGCAGATGGATCTTGCGCGCCAGGCAATCGGCCAGCGCAAGGCGGAGCAGGCTTACGCCGACTGGCTGCGCGAACTGCGCGACACGGCGTATGTCGACTACAAGACTGCGCCCGGCAGCTCGGTGCAGTAA
- a CDS encoding LPS-assembly protein LptD, whose protein sequence is MPPRKLFPYPSSCDGLPRTRRLVAALIAVPGLFPALSHAQLVGEAAQAQPLDNSPWDLRLAPQLEDHTVPTGERAATFVLGDATTGTADRDMAAKGSAEVRQATSVIKGDALHYDQDTDMADAYGHVRVFGSGALFVGPEAHLKVESNEGFMTAPKYHFTATGGSGSAERVDLLDNERSVFSNATYTACACENDPAWYIKGTEFDFDTGAEEGVAHNGVLFFQGVPIFASPWMSFPLTGDRRSGLLPPTFSVSSNNGFELSLPYYFNIAPNRDLTITPRIISRRGVLTDVNYRYLSPTYSGSITGQFLPDDAITKTNRYAIYIQHNQNFGGGFGGYVYYNKVSDNTYPEDLASSTNQFLNGTQLLYQQEAGLTYNSGPWSVLAREQHWQTLQGSTPPYGREPELRVNYAKYDVNGFDYGATADYSRFRITADNMTEGDRVVFDPYLAYSVVGPGYFVTPKVQWHFASYNLSNLGTNSVAGQPKNFTESIPTFSFDTGLIFDRSVRIFGTDYIQTLEPRLYYVYTPFRNQNDAPLFDTADSDFGLAEIFQPNTFVGDDRISDANRVTAALTTRFINAATGDERARFVIAQQYYFTDQRVTLLPGQAESTARHSDLIAGASFKLGYGFAQETAFQYNADNNQLVKSSIGFGFSPETGKVINLGYRYTRANTTLENQPINQILISGQWPLSHRVFAVGRVNYDLQGHRLVDGLIGMQYDADCWTLGVGVQKYANGVNTQGLATSATRFLAQLTLKGLSSVDNGLVSAFRTSVAGYTPPPPPPPPESRFNNFE, encoded by the coding sequence ATGCCGCCTAGAAAGCTTTTCCCTTACCCATCTTCTTGCGACGGCTTGCCGCGCACAAGGCGGCTCGTCGCGGCACTCATTGCCGTGCCCGGCCTCTTTCCTGCGCTCTCGCACGCCCAGCTTGTGGGTGAAGCGGCGCAGGCGCAGCCGCTCGACAACTCGCCGTGGGATCTGCGGCTGGCCCCGCAACTCGAAGACCATACTGTGCCGACCGGCGAGCGCGCCGCGACCTTCGTGCTCGGCGATGCGACCACCGGCACTGCCGATCGCGACATGGCGGCGAAAGGTTCGGCCGAAGTGCGTCAGGCCACCTCGGTCATCAAGGGCGACGCGCTGCACTACGATCAGGATACCGACATGGCCGATGCGTACGGCCATGTGCGCGTCTTCGGCAGCGGCGCGCTGTTCGTCGGCCCCGAGGCGCACCTGAAAGTCGAGTCGAATGAAGGTTTCATGACCGCGCCGAAGTATCACTTCACGGCGACGGGCGGTTCGGGCAGCGCGGAACGCGTCGATCTGCTCGACAACGAGCGCTCGGTGTTTTCGAACGCAACGTACACAGCGTGCGCGTGCGAAAACGATCCTGCGTGGTACATCAAAGGCACTGAATTCGATTTCGACACCGGTGCCGAAGAAGGCGTCGCGCACAACGGCGTGCTGTTCTTCCAGGGCGTGCCGATTTTCGCGAGCCCGTGGATGTCGTTCCCGCTGACGGGCGATCGCCGCAGCGGTTTGCTGCCGCCGACCTTCTCGGTGAGTTCGAACAACGGCTTCGAACTGTCGCTGCCGTACTACTTCAACATCGCGCCGAACCGCGATCTGACGATCACGCCGCGGATCATCTCGCGGCGCGGCGTGCTGACGGACGTCAACTACCGCTACCTGTCGCCGACGTATAGCGGGTCGATCACGGGCCAGTTCCTGCCCGACGACGCGATCACGAAGACGAACCGCTACGCGATTTACATCCAGCACAACCAGAACTTCGGCGGCGGGTTCGGCGGCTACGTCTACTACAACAAGGTATCGGACAACACGTATCCGGAGGATCTGGCGTCGTCGACGAACCAGTTCCTCAACGGTACGCAGCTGCTGTATCAGCAGGAAGCCGGCCTGACGTACAACAGCGGTCCGTGGTCCGTGCTCGCGCGCGAACAGCACTGGCAGACGCTGCAAGGCTCGACGCCGCCGTACGGCCGCGAGCCGGAGTTGCGGGTCAACTACGCGAAGTACGACGTCAACGGCTTCGACTACGGAGCGACGGCCGACTACTCGCGCTTCCGCATCACTGCGGACAACATGACCGAAGGCGACCGCGTCGTCTTCGATCCGTACCTCGCGTACTCGGTGGTCGGGCCCGGCTACTTCGTCACGCCGAAGGTGCAGTGGCACTTCGCGTCGTACAACCTGAGCAACCTCGGCACGAATTCGGTCGCGGGGCAGCCGAAGAACTTCACCGAATCGATTCCGACGTTTTCGTTCGATACGGGCCTGATCTTCGACCGGTCGGTGCGCATCTTCGGCACGGACTATATCCAGACGCTCGAGCCGCGGCTGTACTACGTGTACACGCCGTTCCGCAATCAGAACGACGCGCCGCTCTTCGATACCGCCGATTCGGACTTCGGCCTCGCCGAGATCTTCCAGCCGAACACGTTCGTCGGCGACGACCGCATCTCCGATGCGAACCGCGTGACCGCGGCGTTGACGACGCGCTTCATCAACGCGGCGACCGGTGACGAACGCGCGCGTTTCGTGATCGCGCAGCAGTACTACTTCACGGACCAGCGCGTTACGCTTCTGCCGGGTCAGGCGGAATCGACGGCACGCCATTCGGACCTGATCGCGGGGGCGTCGTTCAAGCTCGGCTATGGTTTCGCGCAGGAAACGGCGTTCCAATATAATGCCGACAACAATCAGCTGGTGAAATCGAGCATCGGCTTCGGGTTCAGTCCCGAAACGGGCAAGGTGATCAACCTCGGCTACCGTTACACGCGCGCCAACACGACGCTCGAAAACCAGCCGATCAACCAGATCCTGATCTCGGGGCAATGGCCGCTGTCGCACCGCGTGTTCGCGGTGGGCCGCGTCAATTACGACCTGCAAGGCCACCGGCTCGTCGATGGCCTCATCGGCATGCAGTACGACGCCGATTGCTGGACGCTCGGCGTCGGTGTGCAGAAGTACGCGAACGGGGTCAACACGCAGGGCCTGGCAACGTCGGCGACGCGTTTCCTCGCGCAGTTGACGTTGAAGGGCCTGTCGAGCGTCGACAACGGCCTTGTGTCCGCGTTCCGTACGAGCGTCGCTGGCTATACGCCGCCGCCGCCGCCACCGCCGCCCGAGTCGCGCTTCAACAATTTTGAATGA
- a CDS encoding aminoglycoside phosphotransferase family protein, with product MTPSSAPASASTAHTHSARLALLTAWLRSHADRYGLDLATLAPASADASFRRYFRLGASAVANASGAGAAAAPDSTGTPSAASSSAAATTLIAVDAPPPEKCREFVQVARLLEAAGVHVPRVLEVDFDAGFMLVTDLGSEPYLTALNEGNARQLMRDAIDALIRWQLSSREGELPPFDEAFMRREMELMPEWFITRHLGREVDEATRGVLDRTFALLVASASAQPHVYMLRDFMPRNLMIASPNPGVLDFQDAVYGPITYDIASLLRDAFLSWDEAFELDCFAYYWEHAKKAGLPVDADFGEFYRQLEWMGLQRHIKVMGLFCRINYRDSKPHYMKDLPRFIDYARKVSQRYAPLAPFARLLDDLEGHANEVGYTF from the coding sequence ATGACGCCGAGCTCCGCTCCCGCATCCGCTTCCACCGCCCACACCCACTCCGCCCGACTCGCGCTGCTGACCGCCTGGCTTCGCAGCCACGCCGACCGCTACGGTCTCGATCTCGCCACGCTCGCGCCCGCTTCGGCCGACGCCAGCTTTCGCCGCTATTTCCGGCTGGGTGCGAGCGCGGTCGCGAATGCGTCGGGCGCCGGCGCTGCTGCCGCGCCGGACTCCACGGGCACGCCGTCCGCGGCCAGTTCGTCCGCTGCCGCGACGACGTTGATCGCCGTCGACGCCCCGCCGCCCGAGAAATGCCGCGAGTTCGTGCAGGTCGCGCGGCTGCTCGAAGCGGCCGGCGTGCACGTGCCGCGCGTGCTTGAAGTGGATTTCGACGCCGGTTTCATGCTCGTCACCGATCTCGGCAGCGAACCGTATCTAACGGCGCTCAACGAAGGCAACGCGCGCCAGCTCATGCGCGACGCGATCGACGCGCTGATCCGCTGGCAGCTCAGTTCGCGGGAAGGCGAACTGCCGCCGTTCGACGAAGCCTTCATGCGCCGCGAAATGGAGCTGATGCCCGAATGGTTCATCACGCGCCATCTGGGCCGCGAAGTCGACGAGGCCACGCGCGGCGTGCTCGATCGCACGTTTGCGCTGCTCGTCGCGAGCGCCAGTGCGCAGCCGCATGTGTACATGCTGCGCGATTTCATGCCGCGCAACCTGATGATCGCGAGCCCGAACCCCGGCGTGCTCGACTTTCAGGATGCGGTGTACGGGCCGATCACCTATGACATCGCGTCGTTGTTGCGTGACGCGTTCCTGAGCTGGGACGAGGCCTTCGAGCTCGACTGTTTCGCGTACTACTGGGAACACGCAAAGAAAGCGGGCCTGCCCGTCGATGCCGACTTCGGCGAGTTCTACCGGCAACTCGAATGGATGGGCCTGCAGCGGCATATCAAGGTGATGGGCCTCTTCTGCCGCATCAACTATCGCGACAGCAAGCCGCACTACATGAAAGACCTGCCGCGCTTTATCGACTACGCGCGCAAGGTCTCGCAGCGCTATGCGCCGCTCGCGCCGTTCGCCAGGCTGCTCGACGACCTCGAAGGCCACGCGAACGAAGTCGGCTACACATTCTGA
- the murU gene encoding N-acetylmuramate alpha-1-phosphate uridylyltransferase MurU: MTTPATDPTLTTAMIFAAGRGERMRPLTDTCPKPLLEAGGKPLIVWQIERLAVAGLRTIVINHAWLGERIEAALGDGSRWGVQLRYSAEGEALETAGGIAQALPLLEQAGRAEIFVGVAGDVYADFDYAMLHTHAARLAKQPQPGMHLVMVPNPAFHPNGDFVLRDGALSLDGAPRFTFGSIALYDTRMFHDLPRGTRRALTPYYRETIAQGRASGELYEGRWENVGTPAQLQALDTALRAASAGGASQTA; this comes from the coding sequence ATGACCACACCGGCCACCGACCCGACCTTGACGACGGCGATGATCTTCGCGGCGGGCCGCGGCGAGCGCATGCGTCCGTTGACGGACACCTGCCCGAAGCCTCTGCTCGAAGCGGGCGGCAAACCGCTGATCGTCTGGCAGATCGAACGGCTTGCGGTCGCGGGCCTGCGCACGATCGTGATCAATCATGCGTGGCTCGGCGAGCGCATCGAGGCCGCACTCGGCGACGGCTCGCGCTGGGGCGTGCAACTGCGTTATTCGGCCGAAGGCGAGGCGCTCGAAACGGCCGGCGGCATCGCGCAGGCGCTGCCCTTGCTCGAACAGGCGGGCCGCGCGGAAATTTTTGTCGGCGTGGCTGGCGACGTCTATGCGGACTTCGACTACGCGATGCTGCACACGCATGCCGCGCGTCTCGCGAAGCAGCCCCAGCCCGGCATGCATCTCGTGATGGTGCCGAACCCGGCGTTTCATCCGAACGGCGATTTCGTGCTGCGCGATGGCGCGCTGTCGCTCGATGGCGCGCCGCGCTTCACGTTCGGCAGCATCGCGCTGTACGACACACGCATGTTTCACGATCTGCCGCGCGGCACGCGGCGCGCGCTGACGCCCTACTATCGCGAGACCATTGCGCAAGGCCGCGCAAGCGGCGAGTTGTATGAAGGGCGCTGGGAGAATGTCGGCACGCCCGCGCAGTTGCAGGCGCTCGATACGGCGTTGCGGGCAGCAAGTGCCGGCGGCGCGAGCCAGACTGCCTAA
- a CDS encoding ABCB family ABC transporter ATP-binding protein/permease yields the protein MRRLAPPREPAPISNQPRNDWQTIVSLLPYLATYKWRVALALSCLIGAKVANLGVPIVMKRIVDGLASVQHLTALGRADHAPGVVLLSGVGLLVVAYAVVRLSTSLFTELREILFSKVTESAVRQLALKVFRHLHALSLRFHLERQTGGMSRDIERGTRGITQLISYSLYSILPTLVEVGLVLGFFVVKYEAYYAIVTLIALAAYITYTVKVTEWRTHLRRSMNELDSRANSRAIDSLLNFETVKYFGNEEWEARRYDENLKHFRAAAIKSQNSLSALNFGQQAIIGTGLVFILWRATQGVMAGRLTLGDLVLINTFMLQLYIPLNFLGVVYRELKQSLTDMDRMFTLLGAPREVADAPQAPALAVSGAEVRFSGVNFSYEAARPILHDVSFTIPAGTTTAVVGHSGSGKSTLARLLFRFYDLDRAAGGSITIDGQDIRDVTQDSLRAAIGIVPQDTVLFNDTIYYNIAYGRPEASRDEVIAAARAAHIHDFIDSLPRGYDTPVGERGLKLSGGEKQRVAIARTLLKNPPILLFDEATSALDSRSERAIQHELDQIARERTTLIIAHRLSTVVHAQQIIVMDRGRIVERGTYSELIRMGGLFAQMWALQQQRAEQTQAVEGEEGAEAGEHVSEVRVAR from the coding sequence ATGCGCCGTCTCGCCCCACCCCGAGAACCCGCGCCGATCTCGAACCAGCCGCGTAACGACTGGCAGACGATCGTGTCGCTACTGCCATATCTCGCCACCTACAAATGGCGCGTCGCGCTCGCGCTTAGCTGCCTGATCGGCGCGAAGGTCGCGAACCTCGGCGTGCCGATCGTGATGAAGCGCATTGTGGACGGCCTCGCGTCGGTCCAGCATCTGACCGCGCTCGGGCGCGCCGACCACGCGCCGGGCGTCGTACTGCTAAGCGGCGTGGGTCTGCTCGTGGTCGCGTATGCCGTGGTGCGGCTCTCGACGTCGCTCTTCACCGAGCTGCGCGAAATCCTCTTTTCGAAGGTCACCGAAAGCGCGGTGCGGCAGCTTGCGCTGAAGGTGTTCCGTCATCTGCATGCGCTGTCGCTGCGGTTCCATCTCGAACGGCAGACGGGCGGCATGTCGCGCGATATCGAACGCGGCACGCGCGGCATCACGCAGCTTATTTCGTACTCGCTGTACAGCATCCTGCCGACGCTCGTCGAAGTTGGGCTCGTGCTCGGCTTCTTCGTCGTGAAATACGAGGCGTACTACGCGATCGTCACGTTGATCGCGCTGGCCGCGTACATCACGTACACGGTGAAGGTGACCGAATGGCGCACGCATTTGCGACGCTCGATGAACGAACTCGATTCGCGCGCCAATTCACGCGCCATCGATTCGTTGCTGAACTTCGAAACCGTCAAGTATTTCGGCAACGAGGAATGGGAAGCGAGGCGCTACGACGAAAACCTCAAGCACTTTCGCGCCGCCGCGATCAAGTCGCAGAATTCGCTGTCCGCGCTCAATTTCGGGCAGCAGGCCATCATCGGCACCGGCCTCGTATTTATCCTGTGGCGCGCGACGCAAGGCGTGATGGCGGGGCGCCTGACGCTCGGCGACCTCGTGCTGATCAACACCTTCATGCTGCAGCTGTACATTCCGCTCAATTTTCTCGGCGTCGTGTACCGCGAGCTGAAGCAGAGCCTGACCGACATGGACCGCATGTTCACGCTGCTCGGCGCGCCGCGCGAAGTGGCCGACGCGCCGCAGGCGCCCGCGCTCGCGGTGAGCGGCGCGGAGGTGCGGTTCAGCGGCGTGAATTTCAGCTATGAGGCCGCGCGGCCGATCCTGCACGACGTGAGCTTCACGATTCCGGCCGGCACGACAACGGCCGTGGTCGGCCACAGCGGCTCGGGCAAATCGACGCTCGCACGGCTGCTATTCCGCTTCTACGATCTCGACCGTGCAGCGGGCGGTTCGATCACAATCGACGGGCAGGATATTCGCGACGTCACGCAGGATTCGTTGCGCGCGGCGATCGGCATCGTGCCGCAGGATACGGTGCTGTTCAACGATACGATCTACTACAACATCGCGTACGGCCGGCCTGAGGCGAGCCGCGACGAAGTGATCGCGGCCGCGCGTGCCGCGCATATCCACGATTTCATCGACAGCCTGCCGCGCGGCTACGACACGCCGGTCGGCGAACGCGGACTCAAGCTGTCGGGCGGCGAGAAGCAGCGCGTCGCGATCGCGCGCACGCTGCTGAAGAACCCGCCGATCCTGCTGTTCGACGAAGCAACGTCCGCGCTCGATTCGCGCTCCGAGCGCGCGATCCAGCACGAACTCGACCAGATCGCGCGCGAGCGCACCACGCTGATCATCGCGCACCGGCTGTCTACCGTCGTGCACGCGCAGCAGATTATCGTGATGGACCGCGGACGCATCGTCGAACGCGGTACGTATTCGGAACTGATCCGGATGGGCGGCCTCTTTGCGCAGATGTGGGCGCTGCAGCAGCAACGCGCGGAACAGACGCAAGCGGTGGAGGGCGAAGAGGGCGCGGAGGCCGGCGAGCACGTGAGCGAGGTTCGCGTCGCGCGGTGA
- a CDS encoding acyl-CoA thioesterase, with translation MTDLNQLPQKSCALRVMPQPSDANVHGDVFGGWIMAQVDLAGSIPAGRRANGRVATVAVNSFVFKQPVFVGDLLSFYADIVKTGNTSVTVAVEVYAQRMSIAQEVVKVTEATLTYVATDSDRRPRALPPLD, from the coding sequence ATGACCGATCTGAACCAGCTCCCGCAGAAGTCCTGTGCATTGCGCGTGATGCCGCAGCCCTCCGACGCGAACGTCCACGGCGACGTGTTCGGCGGCTGGATCATGGCGCAGGTCGACCTCGCCGGTTCGATTCCGGCGGGCCGGCGCGCGAACGGACGCGTCGCGACGGTCGCGGTCAACTCGTTCGTGTTCAAACAGCCGGTATTCGTCGGCGATCTGCTCAGTTTTTATGCCGACATCGTGAAGACCGGCAACACGTCGGTGACGGTCGCGGTCGAGGTGTACGCGCAGCGGATGAGCATCGCGCAGGAAGTGGTGAAGGTGACCGAAGCGACCCTCACCTATGTCGCCACCGATAGCGACCGCCGGCCGCGCGCCTTGCCGCCGCTCGACTAA